The following are encoded in a window of Poecile atricapillus isolate bPoeAtr1 chromosome 3, bPoeAtr1.hap1, whole genome shotgun sequence genomic DNA:
- the PELI1 gene encoding E3 ubiquitin-protein ligase pellino homolog 1 isoform X2, with product MFSPDQENHPSKAPVKYGELIVLGYNGSLPNGDRGRRKSRFALFKRPKANGVKPSTVHIACTPQAAKAISNKDQHSISYTLSRAQTVVVEYTHDSNTDMFQIGRSTESPIDFVVTDTVPGSQSNSDTQSVQSTISRFACRIICERNPPFTARIYAAGFDSSKNIFLGEKAAKWKTSDGQMDGLTTNGVLVMHPRNGFTEDSKPGVWREISVCGNVFSLRETRSAQQRGKMVENETNQLQDGSLIDLCGATLLWRTAEGLSRTPTVKHLEALRQEINAARPQCPVGFNTLAFPSMKRKDVVDEKQPWVYLNCGHVHGYHNWGNKEERDGKDRECPMCRSVGPYVPLWLGCEAGFYVDAGPPTHAFSPCGHVCSEKTTAYWSQIPLPHGTHTFHAACPFCAHQLAGEQGYIRLIFQGPLD from the exons ATGTTTTCTCCTGATCAAGAAAATCATCCATCAAAAGCACCAGTCAAATATGGTGAATTGATTGTATTGGG GTACAATGGGTCTCTCCCAAATGGAGatagaggaagaagaaaaagtaggtttgctttatttaaaagGCCCAAGGCAAATGGGGTGAAACCCAGCACTGTGCACATTGCCTGTACCCCTCAAGCAGCAAAG GCAATAAGTAATAAGGACCAACACAGCATATCTTACACTTTGTCTCGGGCCCAGACAGTAGTAGTTGAATATACTCATGACAGCAACACAGATATGTTCCAG ATTGGTCGGTCAACGGAGAGTCCAATAGACTTTGTAGTAACAGATACAGTTCCTGGGAGTCAGAGTAATTCGGATACACAATCTGTGCAGAGCACAATATCAAGGTTTGCCTGCAGAATCATATGTGAACGTAACCCTCCCTTTACAGCAAGAATATATGCTGCAGGATTTGACTCctcaaaaaacatttttcttggg GAGAAAGCTGCAAAATGGAAGACATCAGATGGGCAAATGGATGGACTAACAACAAATGGAGTTCTTGTTATGCACCCTCGTAATGGATTCACAGAAGACTCCAAGCCAGGGGTGTGGAGAGAGATTTCTGTGTGTGGGAATGTGTTCAGCCTCCGTGAAACCAGATCAGCtcaacagaggggaaaaatg GTTGAGAACGAGACGAACCAGCTGCAGGACGGCTCCCTGATCGACCTGTGCGGGGCGACGCTGCTGTGGCGCACGGCCGAGGGGCTCTCGCGCACGCCGACCGTCAAGCACCTGGAGGCTCTGAGGCAGGAGATCAACGCAGCCAGGCCCCAGTGCCCCGTGGGCTTCAACACCCTGGCCTTCCCCAGCATGAAGAGAAAAGATGTCGTAGATGAAAAGCAGCCGTGGGTGTACCTGAACTGCGGCCACGTGCACGGCTACCACAACTGGGGGAACAAAGAGGAGAGGGACGGCAAGGACCGCGAGTGCCCCATGTGCCGCTCCGTTGGCCCCTACGTGCCTCTGTGGCTCGGGTGTGAAGCGGGATTTTATGTGGATGCCGGACCTCCAACTCATGCATTCAGCCCGTGTGGACACGTGTGCTCAGAAAAGACAACTGCATATTGGTCCCAAATTCCTCTTCCTCATGGTACTCACACTTTTCACGCAGCCTGTCCCTTCTGTGCGCATCAGCTGGCTGGTGAGCAGGGTTACATCAGGCTCATTTTCCAAGGGCCTCTCGACTAA
- the PELI1 gene encoding E3 ubiquitin-protein ligase pellino homolog 1 isoform X1 yields the protein MYRKSKWKRGYNLEGLGHGNNEKSVPQLLIRDLTFEKKSLAKLMFSPDQENHPSKAPVKYGELIVLGYNGSLPNGDRGRRKSRFALFKRPKANGVKPSTVHIACTPQAAKAISNKDQHSISYTLSRAQTVVVEYTHDSNTDMFQIGRSTESPIDFVVTDTVPGSQSNSDTQSVQSTISRFACRIICERNPPFTARIYAAGFDSSKNIFLGEKAAKWKTSDGQMDGLTTNGVLVMHPRNGFTEDSKPGVWREISVCGNVFSLRETRSAQQRGKMVENETNQLQDGSLIDLCGATLLWRTAEGLSRTPTVKHLEALRQEINAARPQCPVGFNTLAFPSMKRKDVVDEKQPWVYLNCGHVHGYHNWGNKEERDGKDRECPMCRSVGPYVPLWLGCEAGFYVDAGPPTHAFSPCGHVCSEKTTAYWSQIPLPHGTHTFHAACPFCAHQLAGEQGYIRLIFQGPLD from the exons gaaataatgaaaaaagtgTGCCACAACTCTTGATCAGAGACCTGACGTTTGAGAAGAAGTCATTAGCTAAGCTCATGTTTTCTCCTGATCAAGAAAATCATCCATCAAAAGCACCAGTCAAATATGGTGAATTGATTGTATTGGG GTACAATGGGTCTCTCCCAAATGGAGatagaggaagaagaaaaagtaggtttgctttatttaaaagGCCCAAGGCAAATGGGGTGAAACCCAGCACTGTGCACATTGCCTGTACCCCTCAAGCAGCAAAG GCAATAAGTAATAAGGACCAACACAGCATATCTTACACTTTGTCTCGGGCCCAGACAGTAGTAGTTGAATATACTCATGACAGCAACACAGATATGTTCCAG ATTGGTCGGTCAACGGAGAGTCCAATAGACTTTGTAGTAACAGATACAGTTCCTGGGAGTCAGAGTAATTCGGATACACAATCTGTGCAGAGCACAATATCAAGGTTTGCCTGCAGAATCATATGTGAACGTAACCCTCCCTTTACAGCAAGAATATATGCTGCAGGATTTGACTCctcaaaaaacatttttcttggg GAGAAAGCTGCAAAATGGAAGACATCAGATGGGCAAATGGATGGACTAACAACAAATGGAGTTCTTGTTATGCACCCTCGTAATGGATTCACAGAAGACTCCAAGCCAGGGGTGTGGAGAGAGATTTCTGTGTGTGGGAATGTGTTCAGCCTCCGTGAAACCAGATCAGCtcaacagaggggaaaaatg GTTGAGAACGAGACGAACCAGCTGCAGGACGGCTCCCTGATCGACCTGTGCGGGGCGACGCTGCTGTGGCGCACGGCCGAGGGGCTCTCGCGCACGCCGACCGTCAAGCACCTGGAGGCTCTGAGGCAGGAGATCAACGCAGCCAGGCCCCAGTGCCCCGTGGGCTTCAACACCCTGGCCTTCCCCAGCATGAAGAGAAAAGATGTCGTAGATGAAAAGCAGCCGTGGGTGTACCTGAACTGCGGCCACGTGCACGGCTACCACAACTGGGGGAACAAAGAGGAGAGGGACGGCAAGGACCGCGAGTGCCCCATGTGCCGCTCCGTTGGCCCCTACGTGCCTCTGTGGCTCGGGTGTGAAGCGGGATTTTATGTGGATGCCGGACCTCCAACTCATGCATTCAGCCCGTGTGGACACGTGTGCTCAGAAAAGACAACTGCATATTGGTCCCAAATTCCTCTTCCTCATGGTACTCACACTTTTCACGCAGCCTGTCCCTTCTGTGCGCATCAGCTGGCTGGTGAGCAGGGTTACATCAGGCTCATTTTCCAAGGGCCTCTCGACTAA